The following nucleotide sequence is from Natrinema salifodinae.
GCGACCTCGCTCTCGTCCTCGCCGAGGTCGTCCTCGCCGACGCGGGCGACGATCTTCTCGTTGACGTCGGTGAAGTTCTCGACGTGACGCACGTCGTAACCGAGGTACTCGAGCCAGCGGTGCATGACGTCGACGTGGACCCACGACCGCGCGTGGCCCAGGTGGGGCGGATCGGAAACCGTCAGGCCACAGTAGTAGAGCAAGACGTTCTCGGGGTCCCGTGGCTCGAACGGCTCCTTCTCGCCCGTCAACGTGTTCGTCACGTGCAGGGTCATTACCCTCACTTCCCGCGGACGACAGTTAAAGCGTGTGATGCCGCCCGAATACGGCCGTTACCCGGTGCATCGGTCACCGAGCGAACTGCAACGGGTGGGCGGGTTCGTCACCACGGCTTTTGACTTTTGAGAGACTGGTCCCTCGTCGACGAACCGGCCTGGTACGCGGAGCCGACTTAGTCGCCGTCGATCTCGCTTTCGCGAACGCCGACGCGGTCGAGCGCGTCCTCGACTGCCCGCAGGGCGTTCGCGCCCGCGAGGCGGTCGACGGCGATCACCAGCGTTCCGTCGGCGACGCCCGCCGCGGCCGGCGAAATCCCCGCGGCGGAGAGCCGCGCGAGCGCGTCGGCCAGCGCGGCCGCGTCGACGTCGCCGGTCGCGACGATCGCGGTTCGATCGCCGCCGGTGGGACCGACGGCCGCGCCGCCGACGGTGAGCAGCGCGTCGGCTGCGCCGCGGTCCGCGCTCTCATCGTCGCCGTCTCCGTCTTCGTCTTCGTCACCGTTCCCCGCTCCCGCGACCGGTCCGATGCCGCTCTCCATCCGGACGCGGACGTTCCGCGATTCGGTCTCGTAGGCCGGCAACTCGTCGGCGTACCGGCGCAGCGCCGTCGCGATCGCGTCGGTCTCTCCGTCGACGTCGAGATAGCGGGCCGCGGCGGTGTAGTTGACGACCCCCGCCCGAAGGGCGGTCAGGAGAAACGGGTCGCGCTCGACCGCCTGGCGCGTCTCGGCTGCCAGTGACATATCGGGTGCAGCGTCGCGCGCCGGCATAAAGTCGCTGCCATCGGCATCGGCGGTGGAATCACCGTCACAACCGCGATGCCGACGAACGACGAGACGGCTCGACCGGTTCGTGAACAGGGATATACCCCTTCGGTCCCTCCCCACCGGTATGAGCGACTCCGACGCCGAGCGGTCCCCTGAGGATGCCGTCCGCGAGGACGTCTCGCTGTTCCTCCGCCGGAACTTTCCCCAGATCGAGATGCA
It contains:
- a CDS encoding DUF7523 family protein, which produces MSLAAETRQAVERDPFLLTALRAGVVNYTAAARYLDVDGETDAIATALRRYADELPAYETESRNVRVRMESGIGPVAGAGNGDEDEDGDGDDESADRGAADALLTVGGAAVGPTGGDRTAIVATGDVDAAALADALARLSAAGISPAAAGVADGTLVIAVDRLAGANALRAVEDALDRVGVRESEIDGD